One window from the genome of Thermococcus siculi encodes:
- a CDS encoding fibrillarin-like rRNA/tRNA 2'-O-methyltransferase → MRIKAHKFPGVYVFIDEDGSEKIATKNLVPGQKVYGERLIKAEGEEYRIWNPSRSKLGAAILNGLKNFPIKPGSTVLYLGVASGTTASHVSDIVGWEGKVFGVEFSPRVLRELVPLVEERRNIVPILGDATKPEGYRALVPKVDVIFEDVAQPTQAKILIDNAKVFLKSGGYAMISVKSRSIDVTREPEQVFRDVEKELSTYFEVVERLSLEPYEKDHALFVVRKP, encoded by the coding sequence ATGAGGATTAAGGCTCACAAATTCCCGGGCGTTTACGTTTTCATCGATGAGGACGGGAGCGAGAAGATCGCAACTAAAAACCTCGTTCCAGGTCAGAAGGTCTACGGCGAGAGGCTGATAAAGGCCGAAGGGGAGGAGTACAGGATTTGGAACCCGAGCAGGTCGAAGCTCGGTGCTGCCATCCTCAACGGCCTCAAGAACTTCCCGATAAAGCCCGGCTCAACCGTTCTCTACCTCGGTGTTGCGAGCGGAACGACCGCTTCCCACGTCAGCGATATAGTCGGCTGGGAAGGCAAGGTCTTTGGCGTCGAGTTCTCCCCGCGCGTCCTGAGGGAGCTGGTTCCCCTCGTTGAGGAGAGGAGGAACATCGTGCCGATACTCGGTGATGCAACCAAGCCGGAGGGCTACCGCGCGCTGGTTCCGAAGGTAGATGTCATCTTCGAAGATGTCGCCCAGCCGACGCAGGCGAAGATACTCATAGACAACGCGAAGGTCTTCCTGAAGAGCGGCGGCTACGCCATGATATCCGTCAAGAGCAGGAGCATCGACGTCACCAGGGAGCCGGAGCAGGTCTTCAGGGACGTCGAGAAGGAGCTTTCGACCTACTTCGAGGTCGTGGAGAGGCTCTCACTGGAACCCTACGAGAAGGATCACGCACTCTTCGTTGTCAGGAAGCCGTGA
- a CDS encoding OsmC family protein, protein MSEPVRGKVEWFKDYQFIGRIADDKCSVILGEGGISPMKLLLLSVAGCTAYDVVMILKKMREPIEGLEVEISGERREEHPRIYSKVHLHYRIHGNVNPEKAKRAIELSQDKYCSASAHVKLSGAELTYSFEIIQGEGH, encoded by the coding sequence ATGTCGGAACCCGTCAGGGGAAAGGTCGAGTGGTTTAAGGATTACCAGTTCATCGGGAGGATAGCCGACGACAAGTGCTCCGTAATCCTTGGCGAGGGCGGAATAAGCCCCATGAAGCTCCTGCTTTTGAGCGTTGCCGGATGCACGGCCTACGACGTCGTCATGATACTCAAGAAGATGCGCGAGCCGATAGAGGGCCTGGAAGTGGAGATAAGCGGGGAGAGGCGCGAAGAGCACCCTAGGATTTACAGCAAGGTGCACCTCCACTACAGGATACACGGAAACGTGAATCCGGAGAAGGCCAAGCGCGCGATAGAGCTGAGCCAGGACAAGTACTGCTCCGCCTCGGCTCACGTGAAGCTCAGCGGGGCCGAGCTGACCTACTCCTTCGAGATAATTCAGGGGGAAGGGCATTAA
- a CDS encoding gamma-glutamyl-gamma-aminobutyrate hydrolase family protein, with the protein MKPLIGIIGQVDYSKNRLFLDRTHAEKVARAGGIPAVFNMDVSPEEVLEHVDGILLIEGPDIHPYFYGEDPSSSIKFVDTYRDEFEIKLVKMAVERGIPVFGVCRGMQVINVALGGTLYQDITEIPKAIKHDWELKLIGPTQRVHGVRIKTSSKLYEILKEELDIEGTNEVYIRVNSFHHQAVKRVGEGLKPAAYSIDGLIEAIEGSEDLEGFVMGVQWQPEYLPEMERLYAAFIKAAAEYRARRLELERIEIEAEVREGLITAEASGEEPREEPDGSHHSLETSGSLPDTTQT; encoded by the coding sequence ATGAAGCCGTTAATCGGTATAATCGGTCAGGTGGACTATTCAAAGAACAGGCTTTTCCTCGACCGGACTCACGCCGAGAAGGTCGCGAGGGCCGGGGGCATCCCCGCCGTCTTCAACATGGACGTTTCGCCCGAGGAGGTTCTCGAGCACGTTGACGGCATACTCCTCATCGAGGGTCCAGACATCCACCCCTACTTCTACGGTGAGGACCCCTCAAGCTCCATCAAGTTCGTTGATACCTACCGCGACGAGTTCGAGATAAAGCTCGTCAAGATGGCCGTCGAGAGGGGAATCCCAGTTTTCGGAGTCTGCAGGGGCATGCAGGTAATAAACGTGGCCCTCGGTGGAACCCTCTATCAGGACATCACCGAGATTCCCAAGGCGATAAAGCACGACTGGGAGCTGAAATTGATAGGGCCGACTCAACGCGTCCATGGGGTCAGGATAAAGACCAGTTCGAAACTCTACGAGATACTCAAGGAGGAACTCGACATAGAGGGCACCAACGAGGTTTACATCAGGGTCAACAGCTTCCACCACCAGGCGGTCAAGAGGGTCGGGGAGGGGCTTAAACCGGCCGCTTACTCCATCGACGGCCTTATAGAGGCCATTGAAGGCTCCGAAGATTTGGAAGGCTTCGTTATGGGCGTCCAGTGGCAGCCGGAGTATCTGCCGGAGATGGAGAGGCTCTACGCGGCATTCATTAAAGCCGCGGCCGAATACAGGGCGCGGAGGCTCGAGCTGGAGAGGATAGAGATAGAGGCCGAGGTGCGCGAGGGGTTAATTACCGCGGAAGCCTCGGGGGAGGAACCTAGAGAGGAACCAGATGGGAGCCATCACAGCTTGGAAACGAGCGGTAGCCTTCCCGACACGACCCAAACGTGA
- a CDS encoding GNAT family N-acetyltransferase — protein sequence MVEVKIERLKELDQETLERLIEIYMNAYEGMREYGGEGESYAKRYLRWCWNKAKDGFFVAKVGDEIAGFIVCDSDWYSKYEGRVVGAVHEFAVDKRFQGHGIGHRLMEKCLEYLAKQNDRIELWVGEKNEGAARFYEGYGFRRVGQSGIWVRMVKDVRKGDNSSGKN from the coding sequence ATGGTGGAGGTTAAGATAGAGCGCCTTAAGGAACTCGATCAGGAGACCCTTGAGCGGCTGATAGAGATATACATGAACGCCTACGAGGGAATGCGCGAGTACGGCGGCGAGGGAGAGAGCTACGCGAAGCGCTACCTTAGGTGGTGCTGGAACAAAGCTAAAGACGGCTTCTTCGTGGCGAAGGTCGGCGACGAGATCGCGGGCTTCATAGTCTGCGACAGCGACTGGTACAGCAAGTACGAGGGCAGGGTTGTCGGGGCCGTCCACGAGTTCGCGGTCGACAAGCGCTTCCAGGGGCACGGGATAGGGCACAGGCTGATGGAGAAGTGCCTTGAATACTTGGCAAAACAAAACGACAGGATAGAGCTGTGGGTCGGAGAGAAGAACGAGGGTGCGGCGAGGTTCTACGAAGGCTACGGCTTCAGGCGCGTCGGCCAGAGTGGCATATGGGTGCGCATGGTGAAGGACGTGCGAAAGGGTGATAACAGTTCAGGAAAAAATTGA
- a CDS encoding ribose 1,5-bisphosphate isomerase, with the protein MPVVKEVLEIAEEIRDMRIRGAGKIARSAAYALQLQAEKSKATDVDQFWNEMKQAAKILYETRPTAVSLPNALRYVMHRGKVAYASGADLEQLKFIVINAAKEFIYNSEKALERIGEFGAKRIEDGDVIMTHCHSKAAISVMKKAWDMGKDIKVIVTETRPKWQGKITAKELASYGIPVIYVVDSAARHYMKMTDKVVMGADSITVNGAVINKIGTALIALTAKEHRIWTMIAAETYKFHPETMLGQLVEIEMRDPTEVIPEEELKTWPKNIEVWNPAFDVTPPEYVDVIITERGIIPPSAAIDILKEEFGWALKYTEPWED; encoded by the coding sequence ATGCCCGTGGTTAAGGAAGTGCTTGAGATTGCCGAGGAGATTAGGGATATGAGGATAAGGGGGGCCGGAAAGATAGCCAGATCGGCAGCGTACGCCCTCCAGCTCCAGGCCGAGAAGAGCAAGGCGACCGACGTCGACCAGTTCTGGAACGAGATGAAGCAGGCGGCCAAGATACTCTACGAGACGAGGCCCACCGCGGTTTCCCTGCCCAACGCGCTCCGTTACGTCATGCACCGCGGAAAGGTGGCCTACGCCAGCGGCGCCGACCTGGAGCAGCTGAAGTTCATCGTCATTAATGCCGCCAAGGAGTTCATCTACAACTCCGAGAAGGCCCTCGAGAGGATAGGCGAGTTCGGGGCGAAGCGCATAGAGGACGGCGACGTCATAATGACCCACTGCCACAGCAAGGCCGCGATAAGCGTCATGAAGAAGGCCTGGGACATGGGAAAGGACATAAAGGTCATAGTCACCGAGACGAGGCCCAAGTGGCAGGGCAAGATTACGGCTAAGGAGCTGGCTTCCTACGGCATTCCGGTCATCTACGTTGTGGATTCAGCTGCGAGGCACTACATGAAGATGACCGACAAGGTGGTCATGGGCGCCGATTCGATAACCGTCAACGGCGCCGTCATAAACAAGATCGGAACCGCTTTGATAGCCCTTACTGCAAAGGAGCACAGGATATGGACGATGATTGCAGCGGAAACCTACAAGTTCCACCCCGAGACGATGCTCGGCCAGCTCGTCGAGATAGAGATGCGCGATCCAACCGAGGTCATTCCAGAGGAGGAACTGAAGACCTGGCCCAAGAACATAGAGGTCTGGAACCCAGCGTTCGACGTCACTCCACCGGAGTACGTCGACGTCATCATAACCGAGCGCGGGATAATCCCGCCGAGCGCCGCGATAGACATCCTCAAGGAGGAGTTCGGCTGGGCACTCAAGTACACCGAGCCCTGGGAGGACTGA
- a CDS encoding SPL family radical SAM protein, with the protein MYVRPFDPWKAKLCTCPFKYTLNVYTGCDHACVYCYITSYIPNAFRVRTKEGLLPKLEKELRKFDRRYIIALSYSSDPYPTIERRLGITRKVLELFKRYGIRCLLLTKSDIFERDIDILSELKCAVGITVTTVDGRKAKLLEPNAPSPRDRIRALEKVKEAGIPVYARIDPIIPFYTWGDFDETLDALSFVNHITVSTLKLRPDSKRRMFAKFPELMERLWPLYEEGERIGGYYYLPQKLRFEILREAERKIRERGITFGSCREGYRSFPSCDGSHLVPL; encoded by the coding sequence ATGTACGTAAGGCCCTTCGATCCCTGGAAGGCGAAGCTCTGCACATGCCCCTTCAAGTACACGCTGAACGTCTACACCGGCTGCGATCATGCCTGCGTCTACTGCTACATCACAAGCTACATTCCCAACGCCTTCCGCGTGAGGACGAAGGAGGGACTGCTCCCAAAGCTTGAGAAAGAACTGAGGAAGTTCGACAGGCGCTACATCATAGCCCTCTCCTACTCCTCGGACCCATATCCCACAATCGAGAGAAGGCTGGGGATAACGAGAAAGGTCCTGGAGCTTTTCAAACGATACGGCATCAGGTGCCTTCTCCTCACGAAGTCCGACATCTTCGAGCGCGACATCGATATTCTGAGCGAGCTGAAGTGTGCCGTGGGGATAACCGTGACGACCGTTGACGGGAGGAAGGCGAAGCTGCTGGAGCCGAACGCCCCCTCACCCAGAGACAGAATCCGCGCGCTTGAGAAGGTGAAAGAGGCTGGAATCCCGGTCTACGCGAGGATAGACCCGATAATCCCCTTCTACACGTGGGGGGACTTCGACGAGACCCTCGATGCCCTCTCCTTCGTGAACCACATAACGGTATCGACGCTCAAGCTCCGTCCGGACTCAAAGAGGAGGATGTTTGCAAAGTTTCCGGAGCTTATGGAGAGGCTGTGGCCCCTCTACGAGGAAGGAGAGCGCATCGGCGGATATTACTATCTCCCGCAAAAACTGAGGTTTGAGATACTGAGGGAAGCGGAGAGAAAAATCCGGGAAAGGGGAATCACGTTTGGGTCGTGTCGGGAAGGCTACCGCTCGTTTCCAAGCTGTGATGGCTCCCATCTGGTTCCTCTCTAG
- a CDS encoding aminotransferase-like domain-containing protein translates to MEEKLMRKLGSGSLDFETYFSEKAKGMKASEIRELLKLVESSDVISLAGGLPAPETFPVEDIKEIAQEVLTHHADKALQYGTTKGFTPLRLALADWMEKRYGIPTSKVEIMMVAGSQQALDLIGRTFINPGDLVVVEGPTYLAAINAFKYYEPEFISIPMDDNGMMVDLLEEKLRKLNAEGKKIKFVYTVSTFQNPMGVTMSVDRRKRLIELAREYDFLIVEDNPYSELRYSGEPVPPIKHFDDEGRVLYLGTFSKILAPGFRLGWVAGHPHFIRKMEIAKQAVDLCANTLAQLIAWKYVEEGYLDRHIPEIVEFYKPRRDAMLEALEEYMPEEARWTKPDGGMFIWVTLPEGIDTKLMMEKAVAKGVAYVPGEAFFAHRDVKNTMRLNFTYVPEEKIREGVKRLAEVIEAEIKALKG, encoded by the coding sequence GTGGAGGAAAAACTCATGCGCAAGCTGGGTTCAGGTTCACTGGACTTTGAAACGTACTTCTCGGAGAAAGCCAAGGGCATGAAAGCCTCTGAGATTAGGGAGCTTCTCAAGCTCGTCGAGAGCTCGGACGTTATATCCCTTGCCGGCGGTCTTCCCGCTCCCGAGACCTTCCCGGTCGAAGACATAAAGGAGATAGCCCAGGAGGTGCTCACCCACCACGCCGACAAGGCCCTCCAGTACGGCACCACCAAGGGCTTCACACCGCTCAGGCTGGCCCTCGCGGACTGGATGGAGAAGCGCTACGGCATCCCGACCAGCAAGGTCGAGATAATGATGGTCGCCGGAAGCCAGCAGGCCCTCGACCTCATAGGGAGGACTTTCATCAACCCCGGTGACCTCGTCGTCGTCGAGGGACCGACCTACCTCGCGGCAATCAACGCCTTCAAGTACTACGAGCCAGAGTTCATCAGCATTCCGATGGACGACAACGGCATGATGGTCGACCTCCTGGAGGAGAAGCTCAGGAAACTCAACGCCGAGGGCAAGAAGATAAAGTTCGTCTACACCGTCTCGACCTTCCAGAACCCGATGGGCGTTACCATGTCCGTTGACAGGAGAAAGCGCCTCATAGAGCTTGCAAGGGAGTACGATTTCCTCATCGTTGAGGACAACCCCTACAGCGAGCTTCGCTACTCCGGCGAGCCTGTACCGCCGATCAAGCACTTCGACGACGAGGGCCGCGTTCTGTACCTCGGAACCTTCTCAAAGATACTCGCCCCCGGCTTCCGCCTTGGCTGGGTCGCCGGCCACCCGCACTTCATAAGGAAGATGGAGATAGCCAAGCAGGCCGTTGACCTCTGCGCCAACACCCTGGCCCAGCTCATAGCCTGGAAGTACGTTGAGGAGGGCTACCTCGACAGGCACATACCGGAGATAGTCGAGTTCTACAAGCCGAGGCGCGATGCCATGCTCGAGGCCCTCGAGGAGTACATGCCCGAGGAGGCCAGGTGGACGAAGCCCGACGGTGGAATGTTCATCTGGGTCACCCTTCCGGAGGGCATCGACACCAAGCTCATGATGGAGAAGGCGGTGGCGAAGGGCGTCGCCTACGTCCCGGGAGAGGCCTTCTTTGCACACCGCGACGTTAAGAACACCATGAGGCTCAACTTCACCTACGTTCCGGAGGAGAAGATACGCGAGGGAGTCAAGAGGCTCGCCGAGGTCATCGAGGCTGAGATAAAGGCCCTGAAGGGCTGA
- a CDS encoding hydroxymethylglutaryl-CoA synthase: MGKLLKPNREVGIVGYGAYVPMYRIKAEEIGRVWGVSSYPIQEKSVPGLDEDTITIGIEAARNALKRAGIDPKLIRAIWLGTESKPYAVKPSGTVIAEAIGATPDLNAADFEFACKAGTEALQAAIGFVGSGMADYAMAIGADTSQGRPGDHLEFTASAGGAAYIVGPKSSDTLAYFEASYSYVTDTPDFWRRQHEHYPRHGNRFTGEPAYFHQIISAAKALMDEMGYSPSDFDYAVFHQPNVKFPLTAAKILGIPKEKVLPGLLSGVIGNTYSGATLVGVSAVLDIAKPGDRILWVSFGSGAGSDAFSLVVQDAIEEKRDLAPKTMDYVNRKKYIDYALYAKARRKYIV, translated from the coding sequence ATGGGAAAACTCTTGAAGCCAAACCGTGAGGTTGGTATCGTTGGCTACGGCGCCTACGTGCCGATGTATAGAATCAAGGCCGAGGAGATCGGAAGGGTCTGGGGGGTCAGCAGCTACCCCATCCAGGAGAAGTCCGTTCCGGGTCTCGACGAGGACACGATAACCATTGGAATTGAAGCGGCTAGAAACGCCCTCAAGAGGGCTGGAATTGACCCCAAGCTGATCAGGGCCATCTGGCTCGGAACCGAGAGCAAGCCCTACGCGGTAAAGCCGAGCGGAACCGTTATAGCGGAGGCCATCGGTGCCACCCCAGACCTCAACGCAGCAGATTTTGAGTTTGCCTGCAAGGCTGGAACCGAGGCTCTCCAGGCGGCCATAGGATTTGTCGGTTCTGGAATGGCCGACTACGCAATGGCGATCGGTGCCGACACTTCACAGGGCAGACCAGGCGATCATCTGGAGTTCACGGCCTCGGCGGGTGGTGCCGCGTACATAGTCGGCCCGAAGAGCTCCGATACCCTCGCTTACTTCGAGGCGAGCTACTCCTACGTTACAGACACGCCAGACTTCTGGAGAAGGCAGCACGAGCACTATCCGAGGCACGGCAACAGGTTCACCGGTGAGCCGGCCTACTTCCACCAGATAATAAGCGCCGCCAAGGCCCTGATGGACGAGATGGGCTACAGCCCGAGCGACTTCGACTACGCCGTCTTCCACCAGCCGAACGTCAAGTTCCCGCTCACCGCCGCCAAGATCCTTGGAATCCCGAAGGAGAAGGTTCTCCCGGGACTCCTCAGCGGAGTCATCGGCAACACCTACAGCGGCGCGACCCTCGTCGGTGTATCAGCGGTTCTCGACATCGCCAAGCCCGGCGACAGGATTCTCTGGGTGAGCTTCGGAAGCGGTGCCGGAAGCGACGCCTTCAGCCTCGTCGTCCAGGACGCCATCGAGGAAAAGAGGGACCTGGCTCCAAAGACGATGGACTACGTGAACAGGAAGAAGTACATCGACTACGCCCTCTACGCGAAGGCGAGGAGGAAGTACATCGTTTGA
- the snatA gene encoding neutral amino acid NAAT transporter SnatA produces the protein MGDRVIEYLKYFVLLYGGLFAITNPIGAVPVFLSVTHDLSWSERREIATKTAITVVVTLVVFALVGEWIFKFFGSSVDAFAIAGGILLFKMALDMLSGRLSTVKISKEETEEFSEEVVTLEEVAIIPLAIPLISGPGAITTVMIYMAKSHHVSEKATVVASIAAIGLTVWLILCSSNRIQRKLGRVGIKVMTRMMGLILTSMAVQMIINGIKGAFGL, from the coding sequence ATGGGTGATCGCGTGATAGAGTACCTCAAGTACTTCGTACTCCTCTACGGCGGGCTTTTTGCGATAACCAATCCCATCGGAGCCGTCCCAGTCTTCTTAAGCGTTACCCACGACCTGAGCTGGAGCGAGAGGCGGGAGATAGCGACGAAAACGGCCATAACAGTCGTGGTAACCCTCGTAGTCTTCGCCCTCGTCGGCGAGTGGATATTCAAATTCTTCGGCTCCAGCGTTGATGCCTTTGCAATAGCCGGAGGCATACTGCTCTTCAAAATGGCCCTAGACATGCTCTCCGGAAGGCTCTCGACGGTTAAGATAAGCAAGGAGGAAACGGAGGAGTTCAGCGAGGAGGTCGTTACCCTTGAGGAGGTAGCGATAATCCCCCTCGCGATTCCGCTTATCTCCGGCCCCGGTGCTATAACGACGGTCATGATCTACATGGCCAAGAGCCACCACGTATCCGAGAAAGCAACCGTGGTAGCCAGCATTGCCGCGATAGGCCTTACGGTGTGGCTGATCCTCTGCTCTTCGAACAGGATACAGAGGAAGCTCGGAAGGGTGGGAATAAAGGTCATGACGAGGATGATGGGTCTCATACTCACCTCGATGGCGGTCCAGATGATAATCAACGGCATCAAGGGGGCGTTCGGCCTCTGA
- a CDS encoding thiolase domain-containing protein — MRKAVIIGAGMVPVGEHWKLSLRDIAVEALLNAMDDAGIDKVDSLYVGNMASGSFVEQENLGALIADWAGLGNIPAVKVEAACASGGAAVQEGAKAVLSGLEDVVAVVGVEKMTDAWPSDATRYLAYAADADWELFHGASFVALNALIMRLYMKTYGYTEEDLALFAVNAHTNGAKNPYAMFKRPITVETVMKSPYVADPLKLFDASPVCDGSAAVIITTPEKARELGVPKEKWVEVAGMGRAIDTINLANRKDFLTLKAAKAAAEKAYKMAGVTAKDIDFFEVHDAFTVMAALSLEALGVAERGKGAMLAKEGQIAIDADYPIQTMGGLKSRGHPVGATGVYQTVEAVLQLRGEAPEGIQVPDAEVGLTQNIGGTGSNITVNVFRRV; from the coding sequence ATGAGGAAGGCGGTCATAATTGGTGCCGGAATGGTTCCGGTTGGCGAGCACTGGAAGCTCTCACTTAGGGACATTGCAGTTGAGGCCCTCCTCAACGCGATGGACGACGCTGGAATCGATAAGGTGGATTCACTCTACGTTGGAAATATGGCGTCCGGCTCCTTCGTCGAGCAAGAGAACCTCGGTGCGCTCATAGCGGACTGGGCCGGACTCGGGAACATCCCCGCCGTTAAGGTCGAGGCCGCCTGTGCCAGCGGCGGTGCCGCGGTTCAGGAGGGCGCGAAGGCCGTTCTGAGCGGGCTTGAGGATGTTGTAGCGGTCGTCGGCGTCGAGAAGATGACCGACGCCTGGCCGAGCGACGCAACGAGATACCTCGCCTACGCCGCCGACGCCGACTGGGAGCTTTTCCACGGCGCGAGCTTCGTGGCTCTGAACGCGCTCATCATGAGGCTCTACATGAAGACCTACGGCTACACCGAGGAGGATCTGGCGCTGTTCGCGGTCAACGCCCACACCAACGGTGCCAAGAACCCCTACGCGATGTTCAAGCGCCCGATTACTGTTGAGACCGTCATGAAGAGTCCCTACGTTGCCGACCCGCTCAAGCTCTTCGACGCCTCGCCGGTCTGCGACGGTTCTGCCGCGGTCATCATAACCACCCCCGAGAAGGCCAGGGAGCTGGGCGTTCCGAAGGAGAAGTGGGTCGAAGTTGCCGGTATGGGAAGGGCGATAGACACCATCAACCTCGCCAACAGGAAGGACTTCCTCACCCTCAAGGCCGCCAAGGCCGCCGCCGAGAAGGCCTACAAGATGGCGGGAGTAACCGCCAAGGACATCGACTTCTTCGAGGTTCACGACGCGTTCACGGTAATGGCCGCGCTCAGCCTTGAGGCCCTCGGCGTTGCCGAGAGGGGCAAGGGAGCAATGCTCGCCAAGGAAGGGCAGATAGCGATAGACGCCGACTACCCGATACAGACGATGGGCGGCCTGAAGAGCCGCGGACACCCGGTTGGAGCAACCGGCGTCTACCAGACCGTCGAGGCCGTTCTCCAGCTCCGCGGAGAAGCGCCGGAAGGAATACAGGTACCCGACGCCGAGGTCGGCCTGACCCAGAACATAGGTGGAACCGGCTCTAACATAACCGTTAACGTGTTTAGGAGGGTCTGA
- a CDS encoding Zn-ribbon domain-containing OB-fold protein → MGKPMQVARHWRHFREKYALIGGKCENGHLMFPKRDVCPVCGSRNVEEYQFSGKGKVLTWTIVRNPPSGMEYYKPYPLALVQLEEGPVVLAQLTDVDPEEIDFGMEVEMVTRKVREFDEDGIILYAYKFRPVLR, encoded by the coding sequence ATGGGGAAGCCGATGCAGGTTGCAAGGCACTGGAGGCACTTCCGCGAGAAGTACGCCCTCATCGGCGGAAAGTGCGAGAACGGTCATCTGATGTTCCCGAAGAGGGACGTCTGCCCGGTCTGCGGAAGTAGGAACGTTGAGGAGTACCAGTTCAGCGGGAAGGGCAAGGTTCTCACCTGGACCATCGTCAGGAACCCGCCCAGCGGGATGGAGTACTACAAGCCCTATCCGCTCGCTCTGGTGCAGCTCGAGGAGGGGCCGGTCGTCCTTGCCCAGCTGACGGACGTCGACCCGGAAGAGATCGACTTCGGAATGGAGGTCGAGATGGTCACCAGGAAGGTCAGGGAGTTCGACGAGGACGGAATAATCCTCTACGCCTACAAGTTCAGGCCTGTGCTCAGGTGA
- a CDS encoding C/D box methylation guide ribonucleoprotein complex aNOP56 subunit (functions along with aFIB and aL7a; guides 2'-O-methylation of ribose to specific sites in RNAs), with translation MKAYIAENVRGVYAFDGDGNLIASKPFTGKPEVSLDRLLKGEPTDEILELIDELSEKGYTEFIVEDTELARSLKDMGYNATAEFPSVAGERLRSNPEEFLGEKWFDEYFSVGVALTRLRIQEQSGARDKMIIQAIEALDDIDKVVNLLVSRLREWYGLHFPELDEILPKHEQYVAFVSAIGAKENATEERLKSLGLPDAKVEKILNAAEKSMGAPLGKFDEDIIRKLAGEINDLYKLRRQIEDYLETAMDEVAPNLKALVGAKLAARLMSLAGGLRELAIMPASTIQVLGAEKALFRHLRSGAKPPKHGVIFQYPAINRSPWWQRGKIARALAGKLAIAARVDYFSGEYIAEELKQEIEQRIQEIKQKYPNPPKRKAKPEKKKKKEKFRGKKKGKGKSEKGRKFEKKEKGKKDKKKKKKGKGKR, from the coding sequence ATGAAAGCTTACATAGCGGAGAACGTCAGGGGCGTCTACGCCTTTGACGGGGACGGCAACCTCATCGCGAGCAAGCCCTTCACTGGAAAGCCAGAGGTGAGCCTCGACAGGCTCCTGAAAGGCGAGCCGACCGATGAGATTCTCGAACTTATCGACGAGCTGAGCGAGAAGGGCTACACCGAGTTCATCGTGGAAGACACGGAACTCGCGAGGAGTCTTAAGGATATGGGCTACAACGCGACGGCCGAGTTCCCGAGTGTGGCCGGAGAAAGGCTCCGCTCGAACCCGGAGGAGTTTTTGGGGGAGAAGTGGTTCGACGAGTACTTCAGCGTTGGCGTCGCTTTAACCAGGCTCCGCATACAGGAGCAGAGCGGCGCTCGCGATAAGATGATCATCCAGGCCATAGAGGCCCTCGACGACATTGACAAGGTTGTCAACCTCCTCGTCTCCAGGCTTAGGGAGTGGTACGGCCTCCACTTCCCGGAGCTGGATGAGATACTCCCCAAGCACGAGCAGTACGTGGCTTTCGTTAGTGCGATAGGCGCGAAGGAGAACGCCACCGAGGAGAGGCTCAAGTCCCTCGGCCTGCCGGATGCCAAGGTCGAGAAGATACTCAACGCGGCCGAAAAGTCGATGGGCGCTCCCCTTGGAAAGTTCGACGAGGACATCATCAGGAAGCTCGCAGGCGAGATAAACGACCTCTACAAGCTCAGGAGGCAGATAGAGGACTACCTTGAAACGGCGATGGACGAGGTAGCGCCAAACCTCAAGGCCCTCGTCGGAGCGAAGCTCGCTGCCAGGCTCATGAGCCTCGCTGGCGGCTTAAGGGAGCTGGCCATAATGCCCGCCTCGACCATACAGGTCCTCGGAGCCGAGAAGGCGCTCTTCAGGCACCTCAGGAGCGGGGCAAAGCCGCCCAAGCACGGCGTCATCTTCCAGTATCCTGCCATAAACCGCTCGCCGTGGTGGCAGAGGGGTAAGATAGCCAGGGCTTTGGCCGGAAAGCTGGCCATCGCCGCGAGAGTGGACTACTTCTCCGGTGAATACATCGCTGAGGAGCTGAAGCAGGAGATAGAGCAGCGCATCCAGGAGATAAAGCAGAAATACCCGAACCCGCCCAAGAGGAAGGCGAAGCCCGAGAAGAAAAAGAAGAAGGAGAAGTTCAGGGGCAAGAAGAAGGGCAAAGGAAAGTCCGAGAAAGGCAGGAAGTTCGAGAAGAAGGAGAAGGGTAAGAAAGACAAGAAGAAAAAGAAGAAGGGTAAGGGCAAGAGGTGA